The nucleotide window ACTAGTTTCATGGGAGCTATCAAGGAAAGCTAATCGACAGAAGTGAGGATCTTGATAGACCAGGACCTATCTAGAAAAAGTGAGGCAATCGAAGAAACGAGGAAGTTGACAAGTGAAGTTAGTAGCAGTTACAGATAGCACCAAAGAACAGGAACGATTACTCATGAATTAATGTACGTAGGAGTTACACTTCAATTTGATTGGCTGAAGGTTCTTATAAATAGGAGAAGACTCGAAGGAACAAAAGTTGGAACTTTGTTACAGAAAATCACTTAAGCACATTCACATCCCCAGCAAATTTCTGAGTCTGCTTAGAGCTTTCTTTTCTGTATAGTTCCTTCTATTgtctttacttttcatttaaatttcttgtaatctttatttttcttgcaaatttatctttcaagcAATTTTATCATTTCTTTCATCTTTTAAGATTCAGTACTTTTCATTTCGATTTCAAAGTCCTTCGATCTCATCAAGGGCAATTTACTGCTTTCTTTAAAGTTAAAGTCATTTCATTTATTCTCAGtcatttcattttcaaatttatttgcttttcttttcagatttttctttattgttttatCCAAATTGAAAGAGATTTTGATGCACTTCGAAAACTGGTACTCACAAGAGCAGTAGGTTTCGCTCCCAGATTATTAGATATCGAATCAACCCAAATTTGCTAAAAATCGGTAAAACACACACGAGCACTTGTAACAATAGAAAAACCAGGCTTTGTGATCATTAAATGAGTAAAAGATATAGAAAATACCTGATAATGTTCATTGGTGTTGAGTTTAGTAAAATTATCCCAAGACAATGACAGCTCAAATTTGCCATCCTGAATTTTCCAGATGATAAGGCCAGAGTCATATAAAAGTTCCAAAATGGACATGAACAGAGGAGAAAAGATATAGAGCAAGAACAGGCAATAAAAACAACACAAACCAAAGGACAAAAATATACTTGAATATGATTTCCCTCGAACCCAGTagaactaaaaactaaaaagtgatTGTAATTTGCTAGAAAAAACCCTGCAaacaatttatataaataagctATTTGTTATAACATGACACTGATCAAAACAGATCATGTTCAAGTGTTAAAAGTACATAGAAAATGAAGTGAGGGAAAAATAACCTTAGAAGTTGCAAATCCTCTGTATTTAAGTAGTTCGGAATCAAAGATTCTGCATGACTTAATAATGATCCTACAAAAAGGCGTTAACTGTGAGAAAGTAGCCACATATTGCTCAGAATTTCACAATAAGAAGTATATGAGAAGAATCATTACGCAGGTTCTTGCTAGCAATGGCAGCTTTAGGAGCATCAGAAGCAAAAGAAAACCCAGGAAGAATGTCAGATAGATCCATTTGCAGGCACTCCAGGACCTTGAGAACAAAATGATTTTCCTCCATCTCTgaggattaaaataaaaaagtggtTACTGATACGAAGAACTATATATATgtgaaaacactaaaaacttAGTGAACCTTGACAAATAACCAACCTTCACATATGTTGGGAACAAAACAATGAAGATTTGCAAATAACTTGATCAGTAATGATGTCTTATGATGTGCATAAGAAGCCCTGGGCATCTTGTTTGGTATTTGGATGAATTCCAAATTTGTAGCATTTGTTATATCTAGTGAAGTATAATCCAAAACCCATCCAACTGCAGCAAATATATCATATTCAACATTGCAATCCTCCTCTGTCTCCGGGAGATTAGATGAACACCAACAGGATAAAAAATCTCCATGGGAGAGAGAAATTATTGCTGTCAGAACTTTAGTCTGAAATCACATGCCAATAAAACACTAAAACTTTCATATAATACGAATAAGAGGAGAATCCACACATTTCATATTTGGCCATATTTTATGAATCAAATTTTGAGCagagaaaagggggaaaaaaagaaaaaaaaaggaatgatGTTGATACCacgaaaaatattttactatacCACAATTGATCATAACTTCAACTTAGCGCTATTCTGGAAGGGATAAACTTACAAAACAAAGCATCACGTAAGATCGAAAGTTTGAATCATCTGACAAGATGTCAGCTAGACGCATTGCATTGAGCTGCACAAATCCCATTGGATGGCATCCATCAACATTGGGATGGGCAGAATCTCTTCCAAAAGCAATCTTCAACAGATCTAAAACCTATATCATGGGAACTATGTTAATGGATCAAATATATACTGCATACCACCACAGAACATTATGATTTCAAAGATCTCCTGAAAACTTGTACTTCTACTCAAAAATCCATATTATACTGTAATCAACGGTTTAATCCCATTTGAGAACCAAAATAACTGCAGATGCTAATGGGGTGATCAGAGGGACATAAAAAGTTGATAATTTCAAGGTCTCAGTTTGCATGGTAGGCCAACTGGAGAAACTAACCTCAGATGCAACAGATTTAGCCAAAGCCAAACTTTGTGGTGAACTGGCTACTTCATCAAGATATGAAATGCTCTCCACTTCACACAAACCTAGCAGCTGATTTAAGAGTGATGATAGCATTGTTAATAATATGCATCAATTACAAAGTAGATTAAAGTTAAAAGCAGAGAGTTATAGCAAAATTTGACATCAGACTCACAATGGATAGTATTTTAGATTTTAGCCTTGATAAAGCTGCCTTAATCCTAGTTGGAAGAGATGGCTGAATCTGTAACTTCAAGATGGACAGAGCCAGAAAGAGAACACCTCCCTCTCCACATATTTcctgtaaaataataaaacgtGTATCTAGAAAACATAATCCCTCCTATTGATCACTCAaatcaatataataaattaatacacTAAGCATCTTCCTGGTGGATAAGTATCTACAGATGGAGTGTCTTctatgtaaaataaaaatatctcaattcTCACCGTAACTATATCCATTTGCAGGTTCTCTCCCATTAGCTTTGAGATAATAAATTGGTTGGCTTTGGAACAAGGTGACAAAAAAAATGGATACTCAAATCTATATTCAAGTTGGAGGGAGAATGATACTTGTCATATAAATATGGGTATAAATGAGATGTTTGTTGATCTATCTTACAGATGGAAAATATGAACATCGTAGTCCAACAAGAACTAGAATATTTTAATTGGAAATATTTAACCATAGTCCATGATcctctattttttatctttctaaaaAAAGTTGCTTTCTTTAAAACTACAATGAAAACCCGGCACCAAACAGAAGCAAACAAACCCATGAGAAGGTGGGctctgaaatttattttttcctttatcTTTTATGTTGCAACCAAACTACTCTTTAGTCCTAATCTTTAATCTAAAGTTAAACGGATTAGCTCATACAAAATTTCTGGGACATAGCATCACCTCTGCATGTGTTGCTACAAATTTATAAAGTCAGTCAAATTTAGAAAACCTTATTCATAAGGAGGCGTTCCTTAAACAACTTTTGTTGACACAGGGATTGAAGAAACTGAAGTGAAGCTTCACACTGCTGACAGAGATAATAAACTACTTGTTCAGCTGTCAAATTTGATTCCATTGAAAAATCGTTGTAATAAGCTAGCAGTGTGATCTCAAGACACCTAACAACCATGCGAACTGATCCAAAAGCAGCATCCATAAATATGTCAATCTGTGATCATAAAATTCATGGTTAGCCAAAGACAGATGTGTTATCAGAAAATATGAGAATCCATTAAGTGGAATGAAACTTAaattccttctttctttctttctttctttctttcttctttttcttcctttttttttttttttgaaattggtaTCATCTTATTTGGGATAAAGGTAACTATTTGACTCCGAAATACCTTGGGATGGGCAAGCAGTACATGGACAACATCTTGCCATTTAGTTGAGATAAACCCTGTTAATAGATAGAAGGTACATGGCACAAGAGTTGAATGCACAAGGTGCCTATGACAAAAAGCATggtcttcctgcaacataagtGTAAATCTCAATACAAATAAACAACACAGAAGAACAAACTACAACCTGAAAAAGAACAGAACAGAGTAAAACCTGTTTGAAACCACCAAGAACAATAAGCATGTAGAAAACAAAGTCAAGCAGCTGGTCAAACAATTTTACATCATCTAGAAAAATCTGTAATCATATTGGGGATACAAAATTACAAACTAGTGTTATTACAATCTTCAAatgatcaaaataaatattcacTATTAATATTAACCTGTTCGAGTTCAGAAATTCGGGAGGCTAAATCACACAAGGAATACAAGAGACGAATGGCAGATAACAAGTATCTGAACAGGGCTTCATCTCTCTTAAATGATATAAGCATCGAAATGAGGTGCAATGGAAGTGATCCTGCAAGCTTTTCCATATCAATCTGTACATACAATAATTAGGAAAAATAGTATGATAAAACAAGATATAAAAGAGCATGATGAAGCTGACTATGAGCCAACCTTAAGCAATAATCCATTTTTGGTACAGTATTGGATAGTAAGATTTTCAGAATCCCtcaataatttatttagatcCAGAGCTTTAAGTCCTTGCAATTCCTTCACTGCCACTATCAAGCCTATTGCCTGttcaattcaataaataaaggGTTATGCTCCAGCCACCCAAAAAGGGTATCCAGGGACAACAGAATCTCAAGGATCCAAGTTACAAAGCAAATGGAAATGCTTGCCTGTGCAGCACTGCTTGATGGTTCTCCCTCAGAAAtgatcatttttcaaaattagtggGAAGACTgaagaagcaatgaagcatACATTAGCGAGAAGCATAAAATATGTCAAACAGACACATGGTATAAGTTATAAATTAGAACATGAAAACATCAGAAGTTATAGCtttaaaaacaataataaacttAATGGACTTGTAAGATTTCATATTGATGATAAATACATGTACTAAAGAGATTATAAATAACAATATAGAACTATATATGGCCATATTTATGTCAAACATTAGAAACCCTTCATGGAAAAATGTAGGaatgatatataaaagataTTCGGCACCAAACCCATTTCGGCAAGTTGCTAAAACACATAAACACTTGGTATTGAAAGCAATCATACTTTTTCCAATACTGGGCAATACTTGTAATCTGTGATCAATAAGATAAGATTCAGGTACATACTTATGGGATACTAGCTAGTTATATACAGTACTCAAAATTGAATCAGTTCGAATAAAAGTTACACAGAATAAGCAGTCATAAGACTTGCTTTGTTCTGTAAAACCATGACAAGTATCATATATATGTCTAATCTCTTAAGTCTTAACCAATCCCCATACACATTGACTTCCTCTCTAAAGTTGCTTAGTGAAGCAGATCGTGCCAAATATCCTtcttttcctttcaaaaaaaaaaaaaagaagattgcAGAAAAGGAATAGAAGAAATACATTCATAAGTCATAATTGCTATTAGTGTCTCGTTGTTCCATAccatcaacaaattcaagatatcACAATCTAAGTTACGAAATCCTAATCTTAAGAAGGTTCACAAtctcaataaaaaaatctagCAAGCTTAGGTCTTTTTAAAACAATCACAAGTAAAGTTAGAGTATCAGTGAAATAGAATATTGAACTGGACATCAAAGCTAGTTTCTTCCCAGTATCTGCCTGTGTTGATTTGCAGCAAACAAATGAGAGCGGCGGCTGCGGGAGACAGTAGGGTTAGTCTAAATAGGGTTTAAGTGATNNNNNNNNNNNNNNNNNNNNNNNNNNNNNNNNNNNNNNNNNNNNNNNNNNNCCAGaatatcctttttatttttaacaaaaaattgacattatatttatatttcactCATGCTGACATATACATATTTAACATTCTACCATATTAGAACTTTGTGTTACACATAAAATCGACGATCGATAGTGCATAAGCCTGTCATTAATGCATGCTCCTCGGAGCATGTCAAGAGCTGGTTTCAGGTAGCCTTACCTATGAGCTACAAAACAAGCATAAATCCCTCATTTTAAATAAGTACAAGtctttttaattaatagtaATTATCCACAGCATATTATGGTCTCAATCAGTTTTTCTTTAAGGGTATCCCCCTTAACAAAGCAACTGAACAACAAAGGAAAATccaatataaaagagaagaccAGAGATCAATCCATCTTCATATGCACCAAATAGAGGCCACGGATACAATTTCATCCAATAACAGGTCTAAGGATATCAATGATTTTTCCTGCTAAAAAGACACCAAGAAAATAGACACTAagacaagaaagaaaattatatttCCGCCTCCAATTTTCAGATGAACAAAAAATTGGGCAAATGTTGTCCCAAGATAGAGACATTTTACGTGTTTCTGTATCTGCCTCCCTTCTCCAAACAAGTTCGTGTCTATATATTTCTCCTAAGACAATTACCACACAGGGTCATTGTGTCTTGTCATAAATGTTGATGTAACCAACATATAACATATGTATGCTTGAGAACATAATAGAATAGAGAGGAGATGAAATGATCTTTTCTTTCCCCATACAAAATATTAGATGGTTCACTCCATCAATTATCTTGGAAGACATTAGTTTTTGTTGTAAAACAAGCCTAGGGTTAACAGCACTGGGAACAATACTCTGAAAGAGTAATAGAACATGTACTGCTCGGGTATTAAACTTGTTGCTCAGCTTGCACTAAGAAACCAGGCCTCTAATTCCaaagcatacaaaaaaatcaactaaaacttaaccataaataaaaaaaaggaccATAATATAGATCATGGCTATAGATGCCAAATGCTAAAAATCATTGACTTGAAGTAGAAGGCACTACAATAAGCATTTTAGCTCTAGAATGGAAGCTATAGATTAAACCATATAGCAATTAGTTTGAAGAACTTAGGTTCAGCACGCTGGTGCAATAACTAGCAGGAAGTTCAAGACCAATATTATCAATGAAAACTGTGTGAAAACAAGTAGAATATAAAATCTCACACAAGCCAAAACAAAACAATATGCTAAAATCGGACACAACTAAAGAGTAAGCAGTATTGAAGATGTAGCATAAGTAGCTAAAGAGTGATGAGGAGCGAGAGAGAACCTGGAAGTATAATAGTGTTTGTTGAAGGTGGCAGCCGCATCGGCAAGTTGCCACCACGGAGGAGCAGCTGAAGCATATATTggtttcttatttttcataaaaaaaaatgcaagagaATGAAAAGAGAAGGATGGTTTTGTTTCAGTTTGGTTTGAGAGCTGAGTCGAGTTGCCTGTTATGATGGGGAGGCGAAGAGGAGAGAAAGGAAGTGAGTCGTGAGTGACGATCAGTCGATCACACTGCTGAAAGCCCGATCGGCCCACACAACCACCCAGTTAAGGGCCCCACTCTGGATACTGCTAGGCCCACAAAACAAGCTCACCGGCCCCACTGAATTCTGGTGGataagattaataaaaaagaatgtccgaaaaaaaattaatcaaaaagatgatataaaaaaaatcaattaaaaaaattgaaacttaatttggtaaagtttttattttttaaaaatagtttatagaagttaatttttaaaagatgattttttaaaagttgtaacatttatgtttggtaaattaaattaaaaatagctttCAATAAACACAAACGATATTAATTGCATTTcgtaaaataacttttaaaatttaaaaatactataatagacataaatataagtattaaatttaaaaattagttaatatataaagtcatattagacttttaaattttgaaaagtacaagtcaactttaaaaaattctatCTTAGGTACTTCCAAAAATACTCCAATATTTTAAAAGCTATATGCATAAGCATATAGTCTTtttattaatggaattatttAGGATATTGCGCCAACGTACATTACAATGTTAATAATGCAAAGGAGTTTTAAAACTCTAAACATTAGAGGAGTATAGAATTGGTCCCCCAAGAATTAACCTCAGACTTAAAAGATTAAACTCCAcattttgtgtttggtaaatcaaaaagACGGGGACCGATTCCATACTCCTCTAATGTTTGGAGTTTTAAAACTCCTTTGCATTATTAACATTGTAATGTACGTTGGCGCAATATCTTAAATAAtttcattaataaattttttaatgtatattgacaaaattattaattaattaatattttttttgtaaaactaccaatacattaattataacttttaaaatatattttcaataaaatagcaattATGAttattacataatttttttgatGACTTactattgaaaatttaatatattctattagtatataagttattaaaattatatatgtgtattttttcaatttttatatgtcttatttacacataaaaaattatctcatttatagtataaaacaatatatatgtatttataaataattaaatataatttttaaaaataataaaaaatattaataatttaaattagatcaaattttgtaaaaatagaatgtttcaaataatagaaaagataaacgattttaaataatagaaaagataaaccgtccattttaaataataaaaaatatggaCACGTTAACACGTCTACTGTAACAGCACATAAGTACAATTCAgataatatttcaaatttttaaatgacaaaaatttttaaattttttatttactctcttgaatattaatttttaaatttaaattatatatatttcaaattttgtttgtcacaTGAGAGTGTATAAAAgtttgaaatataatttaaatataggtGATTTATTTGATGACACAGTTAACGAAGATCACGACTCTATTGGcatagaatataaaattttttctatttaagtTGGTTGtacaaaatttgttacaaagtttaatccaatttaaattattaatattttttattatttttaaaaattatatttaattatttataaatacatatatctcgtttatactataaatgagataattttttatgtgtaaataagatatataaaaattgacaaaagaCTTTCACATATACCAGCGTACTTGACTGAGtagttttacaaaaaaaatattaattaattaataattttgtcaaTATACATTAAAACCTTCATTAATGGAATTCTCTAGGATATTGCGCCAAGGTACATTACAATGTTAATAATTTAAAGGAGTTTCAAAACTCCAAACTTTAGGAAAGTATTGTAACATCCACCTAATTCTTGTTCGGGTTTAGCTTTTACGTGACTTAAAGACACGTATTAATgttaatactaataaaaatttttaaattttttactttaataaaaGCACagcaaatatataaaaaaatatatattattttgttatataaaattttttttaatttgtgtttataagatatatattaactaaactttttttttaatatgactttttttaattaggataactttatcctattttttatatttatttaaaacttaaatttaaatatttaaaaataacttatttgtACTAACttcaaaatatatcattttgaacttaaaagttaaaacaaataTTAAGATCAAGAAATATATAACTAAACACTAACTccaatttgaaaataatattatttaaaaataaaaccatCATCAAAATTGATATCCATCCCAAATAAACAGGAGTAGATGAATGTAACATTAGCCTAGGAGAGCGCAATGCTGTTATATTTAcgtaaaaaacataaaaagtataaaatgtcttcaaaattcaaatagaatattcaaaattcaattcaatttattatagAAAAGAAGAATCGAATCATGGATAGATAAAGACGAGTGGGAAAAGCCGTAGATAGTGACTGTGACTGTGATAAGTAACTGATAAGATCAGTTCCTGATTTGCCCTTCCGTTGGCTTCTATAAAAACACCCTTCTCTGCTCACTcgcttttcataattcacacGCACTCACTTACTCATActcaaagaagaaaacaaaagataaagagaTGGACCTTGATCTCTCTCCACAGCTGCCGAAGAAGCTTTACGGCGGAAACGGTGGCTCTTACTACGCATGGTCCTCATCGGAACTCCCCATGCTCCGCCAAGGCAACATTGGCGCCGCCAAGCTCGCTCTCGAGAAGAATGGCTTCGCCCTCCCTCGCTACTCTGATTCTTCCAAGGTCGCTTATGTTCTCCAAGGTACACCACctccaattcaattcaattcaattcaattccctTTATCCATGATCATGTTGAATCTTCAATTCGTTCTGAGCAATTTGCAATTTCCCCAATCATTGTCAGAATTAAGGCTAAGCTGTTGGTTGTAATTGTGTTATCTGAATCGGAATCGCTAACCAGATTTCTGAACTTATTccagttatttttatttttcgtaaGACTCCAATAATTCGAGATGTTACGTGACTGAATTCGAAATCAATTGAACAAATTAAGTGGAATTGCGatcctaaaattttatttaatttgcatGATTtgtgttgttggaatctgaaaATTCAATGTGCGATCATCAGTGTTTTAAGTGAATAATCTGCATGCTGTATGATTgatttacatatataatttttgtgaTGTATTTGTCTTGTTGATCTAGGGAGTGGAGTTGCTGGAATAGTGCTCcctgaaaaagaagagaaggttGTTGCAATCAAGAAGGGTGATGCCTTGGCACTCCCCTTTGGTGTTGTGACATGGTGGTATAACAAGGAAGATCCTGAGCTTGTTGTTCTGTTCTTGGGTGACACCTCAAAGGCTCACAAGGCTGGTGAATTCACTGACTTCTTTCTCACTGGTTCCAATGGAATCTTCACCGGATTTTCCACTGAGTTTGTTGGCAGGGCTTGGGATTTGGAAGAGAAGGATGTCAAGATCCTTGTTGGGAAACAATCAGAGAATGGGATTGTGAAGCTGGATGGGAGTATAAGCCTTCCTGAGCCTAAACCCGATCACCGGAAGGGAATGGCCTTGAACTGTGAAGAGGCTCCACTTGATGTTGACATCAAGGGTGGAGGAAGGGTTGTGGTCTTGAACACCAATAATCTCCCCTTGGTTGGTGAGGTTGGCCTTGGTGCTGACCTTGTGAGGTTGGATGGAAGCGCCATGTGCTCCCCTGGATTTTCTTGCGACTCGGCTCTGCAGGTTACTTATATTGTCAGAGGGAGCGGCCGGGTTCAGGTTGTTGGTGTCGATGGCAAGAGGGTTTTGGAGACTACTGTGAAGGCTGGCAATTTGTTTATTGTGCCAAGGTTCTTTGTGGTCTCAAAGATTGCTGATCCTGATGGAATGGAATGGTTCTCCATCATCACCACCCCTAAGTAAGGCTTTGGTTTCTTCTTATTACTGTCTTTGCTTTTATCTTTGTGTTTAGGAACCTCACACTTCTATTCTTGAATTAAGCGATATGATATATGAAAATGTGTGTCCATTAACCATTATAACAGTTGGAATCCAAAATTTGAAGAAGTGCATTATAGCAGTTGATTGTTAATGCTAGTTTCACCCATAAAAGGTTTTTATGACTATATCATTAAGAGATTTTAGTTTGTTGTTTATTGTTAACATTGTAAATGTTTTTCGTTTATTTGGTAGCTTGCAATActgttttatttactttatcatGGTTGTAGTTTCTGATAATCCTTAATGATTGTTATTTTGGCAGTCCTATATTCACCCACTTGGCTGGTAGTTCTTCGGTGTGGAAAGCTCTGTCGCCGACTGTTCTGCAGGCTGCTTTCAATGTGGATTCAGGAGTAGAGCAACTCTTCCGTTCAAAGAGGACCGCTGATGCCATTTTCTTCCCTCCGCCAAAGTAGAAATGAACTTAACTCCCTCATTTGTATAGATTTCCCCATCTCTATTCCGTCCCATcataataaaacaaataaaatttcctATGCTATAGGAACTCATTATTCATAGGGGAAACGTTTGTGTTTAATGCAGTTGctcctttctttttcaattatatctttttctttcgtTTAAACGGAGATTGCACAATTTGAAC belongs to Arachis duranensis cultivar V14167 chromosome 8, aradu.V14167.gnm2.J7QH, whole genome shotgun sequence and includes:
- the LOC107461610 gene encoding LOW QUALITY PROTEIN: nodulin homeobox-like (The sequence of the model RefSeq protein was modified relative to this genomic sequence to represent the inferred CDS: deleted 1 base in 1 codon) → MIISEGEPSSSAAQAIGLIVAVKELQGLKALDLNKLLRDSENLTIQYCTKNGLLLKIDMEKLAGSLPLHLISMLISFKRDEALFRYLLSAIRLLYSLCDLASRISELEQIFLDDVKLFDQLLDFVFYMLIVLGGFKQEDHAFCHRHLVHSTLVPCTFYLLTGFISTKWQDVVHVLLAHPKIDIFMDAAFGSVRMVVRCLEITLLAYYNDFSMESNLTAEQVVYYLCQQCEASLQFLQSLCQQKLFKERLLMNKEICGEGGVLFLALSILKLQIQPSLPTRIKAALSRLKSKILSILLGLCEVESISYLDEVASSPQSLALAKSVASEVLDLLKIAFGRDSAHPNVDGCHPMGFVQLNAMRLADILSDDSNFRSYVMLCFTKVLTAIISLSHGDFLSCWCSSNLPETEEDCNVEYDIFAAVGWVLDYTSLDITNATNLEFIQIPNKMPRASYAHHKTSLLIKLFANLHCFVPNICEEMEENHFVLKVLECLQMDLSDILPGFSFASDAPKAAIASKNLRSLLSHAESLIPNYLNTEDLQLLRVFSSKLQSLFSFSSTGFEGNHIQDGKFELSLSWDNFTKLNTNEHYQVAQNAVGCPSPLTGKEPACFNKRGNSKEGMSKNAAFPDINQPNTRAEDINKGSDINMQDQEDNVISASGTREIDVDAPNTDTSSSDTSSANGKNSFEHMYDGKLSKLNEDRKKVAVKENKEDEKLATVQKRKRKRNIMNDKQVALIESALLDKPDMHRNAASLQSWEGSEVTPSQLKNWLNNRKAKLARAAKDVRAAPAANVDNPILDKPTKLVLGSFDSPDSPGDALDTRDHSLAKIASSENSGPSVAGFASTGSLQFVPCNAGQVVVIVDAAGDEVGKGKVFQMHGKWYEKSLEESSTCVVDVSELKIDKGLRLPYPSVATGNTFAEAELKVGVIRVQWDLNRVFSLWSE
- the LOC107461658 gene encoding 11S globulin seed storage protein Ana o 2.0101, with the protein product MDLDLSPQLPKKLYGGNGGSYYAWSSSELPMLRQGNIGAAKLALEKNGFALPRYSDSSKVAYVLQGSGVAGIVLPEKEEKVVAIKKGDALALPFGVVTWWYNKEDPELVVLFLGDTSKAHKAGEFTDFFLTGSNGIFTGFSTEFVGRAWDLEEKDVKILVGKQSENGIVKLDGSISLPEPKPDHRKGMALNCEEAPLDVDIKGGGRVVVLNTNNLPLVGEVGLGADLVRLDGSAMCSPGFSCDSALQVTYIVRGSGRVQVVGVDGKRVLETTVKAGNLFIVPRFFVVSKIADPDGMEWFSIITTPNPIFTHLAGSSSVWKALSPTVLQAAFNVDSGVEQLFRSKRTADAIFFPPPK